In the Ferroacidibacillus organovorans genome, one interval contains:
- a CDS encoding glycosyltransferase family 39 protein, with translation MRLLKDHALFVVLLILVAAYRFQLWHHTPVTLYGDMLRYNTMALHVIDHGYLGFRNGPDAYVMPLYPLFLAVVYKLLQAFHTHLTMLRMVHETFLLQQGLSLVSLWLTYRLGVFFAGKRAGLVAAVLSALYLPNSFVGLTLLTEPLFIPLLLGSLLAGSYAVKRGLVVDYALTGFLIGLTALVRPNVLPLFLLVALVDLFHRRSSGVFHALKMRFPLYGIMVAFVILPLIPWWIRNAIDFHRFIPLSTEAGNPLLAGADPYFLVGINTLIETSRKLHESQQTYAIHYMLHGFTHQPLLFLGWYLFGKLPYLFWTPWFYAYLSVFVLYHRILVILGGIAMIVGLWFRATRFFAISTLFLLAVQLVFLPITRYGYPLILMTTILVPAVVSYLPIFARWRQGGWS, from the coding sequence TTGCGGCTCCTGAAAGACCATGCCCTTTTTGTCGTTCTTCTTATCCTTGTAGCCGCGTATCGCTTTCAACTCTGGCATCACACGCCTGTGACGTTGTACGGTGACATGTTGCGTTATAACACAATGGCGCTGCATGTGATTGATCATGGCTATCTCGGATTTAGAAATGGACCAGATGCCTATGTAATGCCGCTATACCCGCTTTTTCTTGCCGTGGTGTACAAATTGCTTCAGGCATTTCATACTCATTTAACCATGCTTCGTATGGTTCACGAAACTTTTCTTTTGCAGCAGGGTTTATCGCTTGTCTCACTATGGCTGACGTACCGTTTGGGAGTGTTTTTTGCCGGGAAGCGCGCTGGTCTCGTGGCGGCCGTTTTGTCTGCGCTCTATCTGCCCAATAGCTTTGTTGGACTTACGCTTCTGACCGAGCCGCTTTTTATTCCACTTTTGTTGGGCAGCCTGCTCGCTGGAAGTTATGCAGTAAAACGCGGACTTGTGGTGGACTATGCGTTAACTGGATTTTTAATCGGGCTGACTGCATTGGTTCGTCCTAATGTCTTGCCGCTTTTTCTGCTTGTTGCACTCGTCGATTTGTTTCATCGCCGATCCTCGGGCGTCTTTCACGCGTTAAAAATGCGGTTTCCGCTGTATGGGATCATGGTGGCGTTTGTCATTCTTCCGTTGATTCCGTGGTGGATTCGCAATGCGATCGATTTTCATCGCTTTATTCCGTTATCGACAGAAGCGGGCAATCCACTCTTGGCTGGTGCGGATCCTTATTTTCTCGTCGGTATCAACACGCTTATCGAGACATCGCGCAAACTTCACGAGTCGCAGCAGACGTATGCCATTCACTACATGCTGCATGGGTTTACTCATCAGCCGCTGCTCTTTTTGGGTTGGTACCTGTTTGGTAAATTGCCTTATCTGTTTTGGACGCCGTGGTTCTATGCTTATCTGAGCGTTTTTGTCCTGTATCACCGCATTTTGGTGATTCTTGGAGGTATCGCGATGATTGTTGGTTTGTGGTTTCGCGCTACCCGGTTTTTCGCGATTTCCACATTGTTCTTGCTTGCCGTGCAACTTGTTTTTCTGCCGATTACAAGGTATGGCTATCCGTTAATTTTAATGACGACGATTCTTGTGCCGGCAGTCGTAAGCTATCTTCCGATTTTCGCGCGCTGGCGTCAAGGAGGATGGTCATGA